In Selenomonas dianae, a genomic segment contains:
- a CDS encoding DUF4198 domain-containing protein, translating to MKKKMLAAMLGAALGLSMYAVPADAHGIYYANRLDQKALVLGEGPLDNIYDPDCVQRIDAYDVKFNPTTVKRIDTDKNMILVPGDDLGVTATFFDYGYFAKTTDGKVIPTRDYSDIENLMAVIYAYKYNVHYWSMDVKPAGLYNVPIQIVPAVNPLMLRRGDTLLLRIYKDGAPYANAPVIADVLGNLSSVMQADENGYVSVRVSNDGLNVIGVEVALPTADVNVTKKVFSSLSFILPAE from the coding sequence ATGAAGAAAAAAATGTTGGCGGCAATGCTCGGCGCGGCACTGGGACTCTCCATGTACGCAGTACCTGCGGATGCGCACGGCATCTACTATGCGAACCGCCTCGATCAGAAGGCGCTGGTACTCGGCGAGGGTCCGCTCGACAACATCTACGACCCCGACTGCGTGCAGCGCATTGATGCCTATGATGTGAAGTTCAACCCCACGACGGTGAAGCGCATCGACACGGACAAGAACATGATCCTCGTGCCGGGCGATGATCTCGGCGTGACGGCGACGTTCTTTGACTACGGCTATTTCGCAAAGACGACGGACGGCAAGGTGATCCCGACGCGGGATTACTCCGACATCGAGAATCTGATGGCGGTGATCTATGCCTACAAGTACAACGTTCACTATTGGAGCATGGATGTGAAGCCGGCGGGGCTGTACAACGTCCCCATCCAGATTGTGCCGGCGGTGAACCCGCTGATGCTGCGGCGCGGCGATACCCTCCTTCTGCGCATCTACAAGGACGGCGCACCGTACGCGAATGCCCCCGTGATTGCGGATGTGCTCGGCAACCTCTCCTCCGTGATGCAGGCGGACGAGAACGGCTACGTCTCCGTGCGCGTGTCGAACGACGGTCTGAACGTGATCGGCGTGGAGGTCGCGCTGCCGACAGCCGATGTAAACGTGACGAAGAAGGTGTTCAGCTCCCTCTCGTTCATCCTTCCAGCGGAGTAA
- a CDS encoding DNA topoisomerase III: protein MKRLFIAEKPSLGRAIAQGLGKCTAGDGCIYAGNDVVTWCFGHILEQCSPEEYDEKYAKWRIEDLPILPSAWKMKVKQSTAKQYKIIRALVKDADEIVHAGDPDREGQLLVDEVLSELGVLRAKPIRRILLNALDEKSVADALRSLRSNDEFVGLRNSALARSRADWLIGMNLSRIYTIRAREAGYTNTVSVGRVQTPTMGLVIRREIEIQQFRPVTFFTPRILWQHENGSFLTKWKPRELDGVDGEGRIIEKNVAERIIIEVKKSPAKISSVEQKKGTAAQRLPYSLSALQIDAGKVFGYSPQDVLDAQQSLYEKKYTSYPRSDCDYLPENQLADKDAILENLAALSAPFSAFAEKADRSIKSRAWNDKKISAHHAIIPTTVRPDYATLSEKEKNLYGLIARAYIAQFYPAQEFLSTKIDVSVGEEIFTASGKVILQDGWKVLYQKQTDDKAKDGADEVQNLPSVRGGDSVTYQDGKIQEGVTKPPPRFTPATLLKAMKEIHKYVKDKELKETLKECSGIGTEATRAEVIEVIQKRGYVRLEKNNFVPNELGISLCKILPDKIIFPDITAQWENDLDAISSGSMSVEDFSAQQEVYVRELLENAKTSTISPPKNIVKCPQCGKAMVRRKGTKGFFWACSGYPECKATLPDKNGKPDTAPKRPTMKARKF from the coding sequence GTGAAGCGTCTTTTTATCGCAGAGAAACCCAGTCTCGGGCGTGCGATTGCGCAGGGACTTGGAAAATGCACTGCAGGAGACGGATGTATCTACGCAGGGAATGACGTTGTAACATGGTGCTTCGGTCATATCCTCGAACAATGCAGTCCTGAGGAATACGATGAAAAATATGCAAAGTGGCGTATCGAGGATTTACCGATTCTTCCATCTGCATGGAAGATGAAGGTAAAGCAGAGTACCGCGAAGCAGTACAAAATTATCCGTGCACTTGTGAAGGATGCGGATGAGATTGTTCATGCCGGCGATCCGGATCGTGAGGGGCAGCTCCTCGTTGATGAAGTGCTAAGCGAACTTGGCGTTTTGCGAGCAAAGCCGATCCGACGTATTCTCCTCAATGCGCTGGATGAAAAATCCGTCGCGGATGCGCTGCGGAGTTTGCGCAGCAATGATGAGTTTGTCGGTCTGCGCAATTCCGCTCTTGCACGCAGTCGCGCCGACTGGCTCATCGGAATGAACCTTTCACGCATCTATACGATTCGTGCGCGTGAGGCGGGGTATACGAATACGGTCAGCGTCGGAAGAGTGCAAACGCCGACGATGGGGCTTGTCATCCGGCGCGAAATTGAAATCCAGCAATTTCGCCCGGTGACGTTCTTCACGCCGCGCATTCTTTGGCAGCATGAAAACGGCAGCTTTCTCACAAAATGGAAGCCGCGCGAACTTGATGGGGTCGATGGGGAAGGGCGCATCATCGAAAAGAATGTTGCAGAGCGCATTATAATAGAAGTAAAAAAATCTCCTGCGAAAATTTCCAGTGTAGAGCAGAAGAAAGGGACAGCGGCACAGCGGCTTCCGTATTCACTCTCTGCGCTGCAAATCGATGCCGGCAAAGTGTTTGGATATTCACCGCAGGATGTTCTTGATGCGCAGCAGTCCCTCTACGAAAAGAAGTACACAAGCTATCCACGATCCGACTGCGACTATTTGCCGGAGAATCAGCTTGCCGATAAAGATGCGATCTTAGAAAATCTTGCCGCACTCTCTGCGCCGTTTTCCGCGTTTGCTGAAAAAGCGGATCGCAGCATCAAGAGCCGCGCGTGGAACGATAAAAAGATTTCAGCGCATCATGCGATCATTCCGACGACCGTTCGCCCTGATTATGCGACACTCTCGGAAAAGGAAAAAAATCTTTACGGACTCATTGCGCGTGCCTACATCGCACAGTTTTATCCGGCGCAGGAATTTCTCTCTACGAAAATCGACGTTTCCGTTGGAGAGGAAATCTTTACGGCAAGCGGAAAAGTGATTTTGCAGGACGGTTGGAAAGTACTCTATCAAAAGCAGACCGATGATAAAGCAAAGGATGGTGCCGATGAGGTGCAGAATCTTCCAAGCGTCCGTGGAGGAGATTCCGTCACATATCAGGATGGGAAGATTCAGGAGGGCGTAACAAAACCGCCGCCGCGTTTTACTCCGGCAACACTCCTAAAGGCGATGAAAGAGATCCATAAGTATGTAAAAGATAAGGAACTCAAAGAAACACTCAAAGAGTGTTCCGGGATTGGAACGGAAGCAACACGCGCCGAAGTGATTGAAGTCATCCAGAAGCGCGGCTATGTCCGGCTCGAAAAAAATAACTTCGTGCCGAACGAACTAGGCATCTCGCTGTGCAAAATTCTACCGGACAAAATTATCTTTCCGGACATTACTGCGCAATGGGAGAATGATCTGGATGCGATCAGCAGCGGAAGCATGTCTGTCGAAGATTTTTCTGCGCAGCAGGAAGTCTATGTGCGGGAACTGCTTGAAAACGCGAAAACCTCAACGATTTCCCCACCGAAAAATATTGTGAAGTGTCCGCAATGCGGCAAGGCGATGGTGCGTAGAAAAGGAACGAAAGGGTTCTTCTGGGCTTGCTCCGGTTATCCGGAATGTAAAGCGACGCTGCCGGATAAAAATGGAAAACCGGATACAGCCCCCAAACGTCCAACAATGAAAGCGAGGAAATTCTGA
- a CDS encoding DUF4198 domain-containing protein — MKKKMLAAMLGAAMGLSMYAAPADAHGVFFANRIDMHTLVLGEGPLDNAYNPACVQHIDAYDVNFQPTTVERMDGEKNVSIVPGDDLGVTATFFDYGYFAKTTDGKVIPTRDFMSVPNLKAVTYAVKYNIHYWNENVTPGAIYNVPIQIVPAVNPLTLRRGDTLRLRIYKDGEPYANAPVIADVLGDLTNEMNADANGYISVRVANNGLNVIGVEVGFPTDDPIVTKKVFSSLSFILPAE; from the coding sequence ATGAAGAAAAAAATGTTGGCGGCAATGCTCGGCGCGGCGATGGGTCTCTCCATGTATGCAGCACCCGCAGACGCGCATGGTGTTTTCTTTGCAAATCGCATTGATATGCATACGCTGGTGCTCGGCGAGGGGCCGCTCGACAATGCCTACAATCCCGCCTGTGTGCAGCACATTGATGCCTATGATGTGAATTTCCAGCCGACGACGGTGGAGCGCATGGACGGCGAGAAGAATGTCAGCATCGTGCCGGGCGATGACCTCGGTGTGACGGCGACGTTCTTTGACTACGGCTATTTCGCAAAGACGACGGACGGCAAGGTGATCCCGACGCGCGATTTTATGAGCGTCCCGAATCTCAAGGCGGTTACCTATGCGGTCAAGTACAACATCCACTACTGGAATGAGAATGTGACACCGGGCGCGATCTACAATGTGCCGATCCAGATCGTGCCTGCGGTGAATCCGTTGACGCTGCGGCGCGGTGATACGCTCCGTCTGCGCATCTACAAGGACGGCGAGCCCTATGCGAATGCGCCCGTGATCGCGGATGTGCTCGGCGATCTGACCAATGAGATGAATGCCGATGCGAACGGCTATATCTCTGTACGCGTTGCGAACAACGGGCTGAATGTCATCGGCGTTGAGGTCGGTTTCCCGACGGACGACCCGATCGTGACGAAGAAGGTGTTCAGCTCGCTCTCGTTCATCCTGCCGGCAGAGTAA
- a CDS encoding single-stranded DNA-binding protein, with product MNNVALSGRLAADIREHYTKTGKHVIHFPLAVQKGFRRNEEGKYPVNYFQIEIWNKLADTCVDHLIRGDRINVIGRLDSDSRQDEQGNTSYWTKVVATEVEFLTPQKRDGKTNEELPETVSDESVSKTSFPTVDDDEIPF from the coding sequence ATGAACAACGTAGCTTTGAGTGGTCGTCTCGCTGCGGACATTCGCGAACACTACACCAAGACAGGGAAGCATGTTATTCATTTTCCGCTTGCCGTCCAGAAAGGTTTTCGAAGAAACGAGGAGGGGAAGTATCCCGTCAATTATTTCCAAATTGAAATTTGGAATAAGCTCGCCGATACCTGTGTCGATCATTTGATACGTGGTGATCGAATCAATGTGATCGGTCGTCTTGATTCAGACAGCCGTCAAGATGAACAGGGAAACACTTCCTATTGGACGAAAGTTGTCGCCACGGAGGTCGAGTTCCTGACACCTCAAAAGAGAGACGGCAAAACAAACGAGGAACTGCCGGAAACAGTTTCGGATGAATCGGTTTCCAAAACATCGTTTCCGACAGTGGATGATGACGAAATTCCATTTTGA
- a CDS encoding ISL3 family transposase, translating to MYEDFNIFLLKLPEDCKEITTESCVQFHLPRKHHVCPICGSQHTYVHSYRSQNLCGLPTDTVYIYRKRRYRCQDCGKAFFEENSFIERFQRIPRSEIDNIIKEHSELVPSALIARRHGISTNTVMRYFERAMNCVEEKEAASPKTLSTVISIDEFRGNAGAQFQVVVNDLEKRKCCDIIDDRSVATLYDRIQGYPLADRESVALVSIDLSPLFRRLVEDFLPNAEIVADKFHAVRLANDALDSIRKEVQTGLDKHNRKWFKNSRRVLLRRQHKLSSGERAKLSQMFSLSEKLILAHALKEEYYRLFDSCDRKTFKERLRNFREHVLASNIAPFIRVLKTTEQWKEEIWNGIRTGYNNGFTEGCNTTIKTLKRVCYGFRSFANFRRRIMYILNSEERQSRRTKKS from the coding sequence ATGTACGAGGATTTTAACATTTTTTTATTAAAACTACCAGAGGACTGCAAGGAAATAACCACTGAGAGCTGCGTACAATTTCATTTGCCGCGCAAGCATCATGTTTGCCCTATTTGCGGATCACAGCATACCTATGTTCACTCCTATCGCTCGCAAAATTTATGCGGGCTTCCAACCGATACGGTCTATATCTATCGGAAACGCCGCTACCGTTGTCAGGATTGCGGGAAAGCCTTTTTCGAGGAAAACTCGTTCATCGAACGTTTTCAGCGCATTCCTCGCAGTGAAATCGACAACATTATCAAGGAGCACAGCGAACTTGTTCCGTCCGCACTTATTGCACGCAGACATGGAATCTCTACGAACACTGTTATGCGTTATTTTGAGCGAGCGATGAACTGCGTCGAAGAAAAAGAGGCAGCAAGCCCAAAAACATTAAGCACCGTTATTTCAATCGATGAGTTTCGAGGAAATGCTGGCGCACAATTTCAGGTCGTGGTCAACGATTTAGAGAAGCGTAAGTGTTGTGACATCATTGATGATCGCAGCGTTGCAACACTCTATGATAGGATCCAAGGCTATCCACTTGCGGATCGTGAAAGTGTTGCGCTGGTCAGCATTGATTTATCGCCGCTCTTTCGTCGGCTCGTTGAAGATTTTCTTCCCAATGCAGAAATCGTAGCCGATAAATTTCACGCGGTACGACTTGCCAACGATGCACTGGACAGCATCCGAAAAGAAGTCCAGACGGGACTTGATAAACATAATAGGAAATGGTTCAAAAACTCGCGCCGCGTTCTGCTTCGACGACAACATAAACTCAGCTCAGGAGAACGGGCAAAACTCTCGCAGATGTTCAGCCTCTCCGAAAAGCTGATCCTCGCCCATGCGTTGAAAGAAGAATACTATCGCCTCTTTGACAGCTGCGATCGGAAGACGTTTAAGGAACGGCTGCGAAATTTTAGGGAACACGTTCTTGCCTCTAATATTGCGCCATTCATCAGAGTTCTAAAAACGACCGAGCAGTGGAAAGAGGAAATCTGGAACGGGATCCGTACCGGCTATAATAATGGATTCACCGAGGGCTGCAACACAACGATTAAGACCTTGAAACGGGTATGCTACGGATTCCGTAGCTTTGCAAACTTCCGTCGGCGTATCATGTATATTCTCAACAGCGAAGAGCGTCAAAGTCGCCGTACAAAAAAATCCTAA